Genomic segment of Acidobacteriota bacterium:
CCTATCAGGCCTGGGCGGAAGGAGCAGCGGAAAATCCTCGCCGGACCTGCCTCAGATCCGATCCTTGAGCGCCAGGAAGGGCCGCTCTACCAGGTAGTGGAGCAGCAGTGCCGCCAGCGCGGAGACGGCGCAGAAGAGGGGGAAGTAGAGGGCGAATTGGAGCTCCAGGGACAGGCCGCCATAGCCTGGCCAGCTCGACAGCCAAGCCAGCAGGCTGTCCATGAAGACCATATGCACCAGGTACAGCGAGTAGGAGAGCTTGGAGATGACGAAGAGGCCCTGGCCCGACAGCCATCCGTTGAGGGCCGTGCGACCGGCCAGCAGTCCCAGCATCAGGGCCGCGAAGGCCAGGGCTAGAGCGCTGCCCAGAAGCGCCGCCTCCCACCGTGCCACCGTGTCCGCCAGCGGTGCCGGCACCAGCAGCAGGAGCACCGCCACCGCGCCGCCGATCTGCAGCCGCACCGCCCGCCGCCCCTGGGCCAGCCAGCGACGAGTCTCCGGCCGAGCGTAGAGGAAGGCACAGGCGCAGCCGGCGATGAGGCCGTCGAAGCTGGCGTGGAAGGGGCTGCGCAGGGAGAAGAAATACTCCTCGTAACCCAGCTCGCCGCCGGGATGGAGGACGAAACGGAGCACCGCTGGGATCCAAAACAGCACTCCCAACACGGCAACCCACCGCCAGCGAGCCCGGCCGGCGGCGGCGCTGGCGAGGCCCAGAGGCACTACCAGCAGCGGCGCCACGAGGTAGAACTTCTCCTCCACTCCCAGGGACCAGAAGGCGACGACGATATCCGCCGGCAGGTAGTCCTGAAGGAAGAGCAGGTGGTAGGCGGTGCGCCACCCGAGATCCTCGCGGCTTATCGCGTAGCCGGGCACGCCGCCGAGGACCACCAAGAGCAGAAAGGCGTAGTAGGCGGGGACGATACGCAGCAGCCGCTTCTGCACGTACCGCCGGGCCTGGGGCCGCCAGGAGTCGGCGCTCCAGCGGCGCAACAAGTGGTAGGCGATGAGGAAGCCACTGAGGACGAAGAAGAGGTCGACACCGGACCAGCCGTTGATCAGCAGGCTGGCGCCGTTCCAAGGCCCGAGCTGGAAGAACGGCTGCTCCGGCGAGAGAAAGACTTTGCTCCCGTGGCGCCCCAGCACCAGGAGAATAGCCAGCGCCCGCAGGCCGTCGAGCTCCACGATGGCGTGGGGTGAACGCTCGAAGCGCAGGCTGGGGAGGACTCTTTCAACGATCCGGGACACGATGCTCCTCCCTCGAGAGCTCTCAACGGATGAATCTGAGCAGAACCGGGCTCGCTCCAGCGGCGGGGGTGGTGCTGGCAAGATACCAAAGTCGGCACCGGTCTCGCTCCAGCGTGAGACTGAGCCATGGAGCGCGGGAGCGAGGAAGAGGTCCTGGCAGCCGACCAGGGGTAGGGGCAGGTCTTGTGCCTGCCCTCGCTATTCCGGCGGGTTCGTCCCGGGCGACCACAAGGGTCGCCCCTACCGGCTGGGGCGAGACCTCTGGGGTCGGAGCCAACTGGTGGTCGGCGGTATTCACACCTCGTTCCCACGGTCCACCGTGGGAACCGCAGCGTTTCCGCGAGCACAGTTGCCGAAGCCCCGCTCCAGCGGGGCGGACAGAGGTCTCCAGCAGGACGACTCCAAGCTGCTGACCGGTGGTCGTCCCCCACCCACGACGCTGGAGCGTCTCCCCTGGCGCTCCCACGCTGGAGCGAGGGAGCGAGGGAGCGAGGGAGCGAGGAAAATGCTGCGAACTCGCTCCTAGCCTCTCCGGTCCACCGCTCGCCAGCGTTGTTATACTTCCCATCTCCCCCCAGCGACTTCACAGGCCAGCAAGCCAGAGGCCAACAACCGAGAGGCAAGCGATCATGGACGGTCAGACTCTTCCCAAAACCGCTCTCGGGAGCGCCGCGATGGCCAACCCCCGCGGTTGGCTGCGCAACGCCCCCTTCGATCTCACCCTCATCGTCGGCGTGGCGGCCATCGCCCTGCTCTCCGGGGGCATCGTGCTGGTGCAGCCCCAGCTCTTTCCGGTGATCCTCTTCATCGACCTCTGGCTGCTGGGCTATCAGCACGTGGTGTCCACCTTCACCCGGCTGACCTTCGACACCGAAAGCTTCCGCCAGCATCGATTCCTGGTCCTCGGCCTGCCGGTGATCGTCCTCGCCGTGGTTCTCGCCGGCGCCTGGGTGGCGGGAGCGTGGATTCTCTCCACCACCTATCTCTACTGGCAGTGGTTCCACTACACCCGCCAGAGCTACGGCATCGAGCGGGCCTACCGCCGCAAGGTCTCGGGCCAGGTCGCCGGGCACCCGGATCTGACCCGCTGGGCCCTTTACCTCGTGCCGCTGTGGGGGATCCTCTACCGCTCCTATCAGAGCCCGGAAACGTTCTTGGGTATCGAGCTCAAGGTGTTGCCGGTGGCCGGC
This window contains:
- a CDS encoding acyltransferase — translated: MSRIVERVLPSLRFERSPHAIVELDGLRALAILLVLGRHGSKVFLSPEQPFFQLGPWNGASLLINGWSGVDLFFVLSGFLIAYHLLRRWSADSWRPQARRYVQKRLLRIVPAYYAFLLLVVLGGVPGYAISREDLGWRTAYHLLFLQDYLPADIVVAFWSLGVEEKFYLVAPLLVVPLGLASAAAGRARWRWVAVLGVLFWIPAVLRFVLHPGGELGYEEYFFSLRSPFHASFDGLIAGCACAFLYARPETRRWLAQGRRAVRLQIGGAVAVLLLLVPAPLADTVARWEAALLGSALALAFAALMLGLLAGRTALNGWLSGQGLFVISKLSYSLYLVHMVFMDSLLAWLSSWPGYGGLSLELQFALYFPLFCAVSALAALLLHYLVERPFLALKDRI